Proteins encoded in a region of the Bacillus methanolicus genome:
- the yfmF gene encoding EF-P 5-aminopentanol modification-associated protein YfmF: MTALSETVKEMSGYKLHLVKTDKYKTNTLVWKMKAPLQASDVTKRALLPYVLQSSTKKYPTTAKLRSYLDELYGATLYVDLAKKGEYHVITFSIEIANEKFLRDQSPLLKNAFELLSEILLNPNASNHSFDAVTVEMEKRTLKQRIQSVYDDKMRYSNLRLIQEMCSGEPYALSVNGELESVNQINAENLFEYYQQALAEDELDLYIIGDIDEEEVYKTASDLIKFHDRTPKEAEKVSVRTKEKINEVIEKQDVKQGKLNIGYRTNIVYGDPDYYALQLFNGIFGGFSHSKLFRNVREKASLAYYAASRLESHKGLMMVMSGIDARNYQQAVQIINEQMQAMKNGDFTDVEIDQTKAVIRNQLLETIDTSRGIVEVLYHNIVSKQPIDLQTWLKGMEQVTREDIVKVAQKIEADTIYFLTGTEGGSQ; encoded by the coding sequence ATGACAGCTTTATCGGAAACAGTAAAAGAAATGAGTGGCTATAAGCTTCATCTTGTAAAAACAGATAAATATAAAACAAACACACTTGTTTGGAAAATGAAGGCCCCGCTTCAAGCATCGGATGTCACGAAAAGAGCATTATTGCCTTATGTATTGCAAAGCAGCACAAAAAAATATCCGACAACAGCCAAACTTCGGTCCTATTTAGACGAATTATATGGGGCAACTCTTTATGTCGATCTTGCGAAAAAAGGCGAGTACCACGTTATCACGTTTTCAATTGAGATCGCCAATGAGAAATTCCTTCGTGATCAATCTCCTTTATTAAAAAATGCATTTGAATTACTATCAGAAATATTGTTAAACCCGAATGCTTCCAATCATTCATTTGATGCGGTAACTGTTGAAATGGAAAAAAGAACATTGAAACAACGAATTCAATCTGTTTACGATGATAAAATGAGGTACTCCAATTTGCGCCTCATTCAAGAAATGTGTTCAGGAGAACCTTATGCTTTAAGTGTAAACGGTGAATTGGAATCCGTTAATCAAATCAATGCTGAAAATTTATTTGAATATTATCAACAAGCCCTTGCGGAAGATGAATTGGATCTTTATATAATCGGAGATATTGATGAAGAAGAGGTTTACAAAACTGCTTCGGATTTGATCAAATTTCATGACCGTACCCCAAAAGAAGCGGAGAAAGTTTCGGTTCGTACAAAGGAAAAAATTAATGAAGTGATTGAAAAACAAGATGTTAAGCAAGGTAAACTGAACATTGGCTACAGAACGAATATTGTTTATGGAGATCCGGATTATTATGCATTGCAATTATTTAATGGGATTTTTGGCGGGTTCTCTCATTCTAAATTGTTTCGAAATGTCCGGGAAAAAGCGAGCCTGGCCTATTATGCCGCAAGCAGGCTTGAAAGCCATAAAGGCTTAATGATGGTTATGTCCGGAATAGATGCAAGAAATTATCAACAAGCCGTCCAAATTATTAATGAGCAAATGCAGGCAATGAAGAATGGCGACTTTACAGATGTGGAAATTGATCAGACAAAAGCTGTGATCCGAAATCAGCTGCTTGAAACGATCGATACGTCTAGGGGAATTGTTGAAGTATTATACCATAATATTGTTTCAAAACAACCGATTGATTTGCAAACGTGGCTCAAAGGAATGGAACAAGTCACACGGGAAGACATCGTGAAAGTGGCCCAAAAAATTGAAGCAGATACGATTTACTTCTTAACGGGAACGGAAGGTGGAAGCCAATGA
- the yfmH gene encoding EF-P 5-aminopentanol modification-associated protein YfmH has translation MKKITFDQLQEELYYEKLENGLDVYILPKKGFNKTYATFTTKYGSVDNTFVPLNKNEFITVPDGIAHFLEHKLFEKEDGDVFQQFSRQGASANAFTSFTRTAYLFSSTSDVELNLETLINFVQDPYFTEKTVEKEKGIIGQEITMYDDNPDWRLYFGLIENLYQNHPVKIDIAGTIESISEITKDMLYECYYTFYHPSNMLLFVVGPVDPKKIMNQIIANQSKKTYHNQPEIKRQFPDEPKESAEKKKVLKMNVQTSKCLFGIKALDVNQSGEQMLKKELTINVMLDVLFGKSSNNYHELYNEGLIDDTFSYDYTQEQGFGFAMVGGDTNDPDKLAEKLEKMFINAKEGNIFTEENLERAKRKKIGSFLRAINSPEYIANQFTRYAFNDMNLFDVVPTLESITLNDVKKVADTFIAEERFSVCQVVPK, from the coding sequence ATGAAAAAAATAACGTTTGATCAGCTTCAAGAAGAACTTTATTATGAGAAACTTGAAAACGGGCTCGATGTGTATATACTTCCAAAAAAAGGGTTTAATAAAACGTATGCGACATTTACGACAAAGTATGGGTCTGTTGATAATACTTTTGTTCCTCTAAATAAAAATGAGTTTATTACTGTTCCTGATGGAATTGCACACTTTCTTGAGCACAAGTTGTTTGAAAAAGAAGATGGAGATGTGTTTCAGCAATTCAGCCGCCAAGGGGCATCTGCAAATGCGTTTACTTCTTTTACGAGGACAGCCTATTTATTTTCCAGCACTTCGGATGTTGAATTAAACCTTGAGACATTAATCAATTTTGTTCAGGACCCTTATTTTACAGAAAAAACAGTAGAGAAAGAAAAAGGGATCATCGGACAGGAAATAACAATGTATGACGATAATCCTGATTGGCGCCTTTATTTTGGCCTTATCGAAAATTTATATCAAAACCATCCAGTTAAGATTGATATTGCCGGAACGATCGAGTCCATTTCCGAAATAACAAAAGATATGCTTTATGAATGCTACTACACATTTTATCATCCAAGCAATATGCTTTTGTTTGTTGTTGGGCCGGTTGATCCTAAGAAAATTATGAATCAAATAATAGCAAACCAAAGCAAAAAAACTTATCATAACCAGCCGGAAATTAAGCGGCAATTTCCCGATGAACCGAAAGAGTCAGCCGAAAAGAAAAAAGTGTTAAAAATGAATGTTCAAACTTCAAAATGTCTGTTCGGTATAAAAGCTCTTGATGTAAATCAATCGGGCGAACAAATGTTGAAGAAAGAGCTGACGATTAATGTCATGCTTGATGTACTGTTTGGTAAAAGCTCAAACAATTATCATGAGCTTTATAATGAAGGGCTTATTGATGATACATTTTCATACGATTATACACAGGAACAAGGTTTCGGGTTTGCGATGGTCGGCGGAGATACAAATGATCCAGACAAACTAGCGGAAAAATTAGAAAAAATGTTTATCAACGCAAAAGAAGGGAATATTTTTACAGAAGAAAATCTGGAAAGGGCAAAAAGGAAAAAAATCGGTTCGTTCTTAAGAGCTATTAATTCACCTGAATATATCGCCAACCAATTTACCCGCTATGCATTTAATGATATGAATTTGTTTGATGTTGTTCCAACACTTGAAAGCATTACCCTGAATGATGTAAAAAAAGTTGCGGATACATTTATTGCCGAGGAACGGTTTTCTGTTTGCCAAGTTGTTCCTAAATAA
- the ymfI gene encoding elongation factor P 5-aminopentanone reductase, whose product MKKYALITGASGGIGRAIAWKLAEEGYSLYLHYNRNKKAILELLQKLEVFQGEFIPIQADLSQLDGYKKITSNVFTLDAIIHNSGISQYGMLIDLDEKEAQDLIQVHLTTPLLLTKELLPKMTAKKHGNIIVISSIWGQTGASCEVAYSTVKGAQIAFVKALSKEVALNGIRVNAIAPGAIETAMLNDFSEEDLQAMKEDIPLGRFGTPMDVANSVSFLLSDKASYITGQVLSVNGGWYT is encoded by the coding sequence ATGAAAAAATATGCCCTCATAACCGGAGCGAGCGGCGGAATCGGCAGGGCGATTGCCTGGAAGCTTGCTGAAGAAGGTTATTCGTTATATTTACATTACAACCGCAATAAGAAAGCGATTTTAGAATTGTTGCAAAAACTGGAAGTTTTTCAAGGGGAATTCATTCCTATACAAGCCGATCTGTCCCAACTGGACGGCTATAAAAAGATTACTTCAAATGTTTTTACGTTAGATGCCATCATTCATAATAGCGGAATAAGCCAATATGGAATGTTAATCGATTTAGACGAAAAAGAAGCCCAAGATTTAATTCAGGTTCATTTAACGACACCGCTGTTGCTGACAAAAGAACTGCTTCCGAAAATGACAGCAAAAAAACACGGAAATATTATTGTGATTTCTTCGATTTGGGGGCAAACAGGCGCATCATGTGAAGTCGCATACTCAACGGTTAAAGGCGCACAAATTGCTTTTGTAAAGGCTTTAAGTAAAGAAGTTGCCCTAAACGGTATTCGTGTGAATGCAATTGCACCCGGAGCAATCGAAACAGCCATGCTGAATGATTTTTCCGAAGAGGACTTGCAAGCAATGAAAGAGGATATCCCGCTCGGCCGATTCGGGACTCCAATGGATGTTGCGAACAGTGTTTCTTTTTTGCTTTCCGATAAAGCTTCTTATATTACAGGACAGGTTCTGTCTGTAAATGGCGGATGGTATACTTAA
- a CDS encoding DUF3243 domain-containing protein → MSVLDNWHQWKDFLGDRLNQAQNSGMSKEVVNDLAFQIGDYLAKQVEPKNEQEKILADLWSVASPEEQHAIASMMVKLVQNDGTH, encoded by the coding sequence ATGTCTGTTTTAGATAATTGGCATCAATGGAAAGACTTTTTAGGCGATCGCCTGAATCAGGCGCAAAATTCCGGAATGAGCAAAGAAGTGGTCAATGATCTTGCATTTCAAATAGGTGATTATCTTGCAAAGCAAGTAGAGCCTAAGAATGAACAAGAAAAAATTTTGGCGGACCTTTGGTCTGTTGCAAGCCCTGAAGAACAGCATGCGATCGCCAGTATGATGGTGAAGCTTGTTCAAAATGACGGAACCCACTAA
- a CDS encoding DUF3388 domain-containing protein: MKKTEWYLEYEIIKNRPGLLGDISSLLGMLSINIVTINGVHEGRRGLLILAKDKEQIERLESILNTMDTIRVIKLREPKLRDRLAIRHGRYIQRDADDKKTFRFVRDEIGLLVDFMAELFKQEGHKLIGIRGMPRVGKTESVVASSVSANKRWLFVSSTLLKQTVRNQLIEDEYNENNIFIIDGIVSTRRASERHWQLVREIMQLPAVKVIEHPDIFVQNTEFSLDDFDYIIELRNDPDEEITYEIVDKDHIFSDSDFEGFNF; this comes from the coding sequence ATGAAAAAAACGGAATGGTATCTGGAATATGAGATTATAAAAAACCGTCCTGGTCTGCTCGGTGACATTTCATCCCTATTAGGTATGCTCTCCATAAATATTGTTACGATTAATGGGGTCCATGAAGGGCGCCGCGGGCTACTTATTTTAGCAAAAGATAAAGAACAAATTGAACGGCTAGAGTCTATTTTGAACACAATGGATACAATAAGAGTGATAAAACTTCGCGAGCCAAAACTGCGTGACCGTCTTGCCATCCGTCACGGAAGATACATACAAAGAGATGCAGACGATAAAAAGACATTCAGGTTTGTCCGTGATGAAATTGGTTTACTCGTCGATTTTATGGCAGAATTATTTAAACAGGAAGGCCATAAACTGATTGGAATTCGTGGAATGCCAAGGGTCGGCAAAACGGAATCAGTTGTAGCATCTAGCGTAAGCGCTAATAAGCGCTGGTTGTTTGTGTCATCGACGCTTCTAAAACAAACGGTCAGAAACCAGCTAATAGAGGACGAGTATAACGAAAATAATATATTCATTATTGATGGAATTGTTTCAACCCGGCGCGCAAGCGAGCGCCATTGGCAGCTTGTAAGGGAAATTATGCAGCTTCCTGCTGTAAAAGTAATAGAACATCCTGATATCTTCGTTCAAAATACCGAGTTTTCATTGGATGATTTTGACTATATCATTGAACTTCGAAATGATCCCGATGAAGAGATTACGTATGAAATTGTTGATAAGGATCATATATTTTCGGATTCTGATTTCGAAGGTTTTAATTTTTAA